The genomic interval gagcgcgtgCAGCGGTggcgcgagcgagcggcggctaACGTGGGCGAACGTGtgcagcgagcggcggccggcgttgCCGTCTGAATCATCGGCGACGCACTCGCCATGGTTGTCGTCGTCTTCTACGTCATTGTCGTGGACGTTGCCTTCTTCTCCATCTTGTTTGCAAGAATTGCAGCCGATGGCCATAGAGTCGGTGCACGCCCGTGCCACCACCACTCGCAAGCGCCGGCCGTGACACACCATCGCCGTGCCGGCTGCTGCCCGCCCGCGCCTGCCACTGCACGTCATCGGTGGTCGTGCCGGTCCGGCAGCCACCGTCCCGCCCGTGTTCCGGCCGCGTCGGTCGCCCCCGCCCGTTGCACGCCACCTCCGGTCCGGCCGCGTCAGCCGCTCGCGCCTGCCGCCGCATGCCACCGCCCCTGCTCGTGTTCCAGCCACCGCACGCCACCACCCCTGCCCGTGTTTcggccgtccccgccgccatCGGACGCCCGCGTCGGCCAcccgccctcgccggccgccactGCCGCCACCCCCGCCGGCTGTGCTGTCCAGACGCAcggaagagaggaagaagagggagagggagagggagaggaagggagatgagagagtaaaaaataaaaaaaagtctaacaTATGAGACCACCGGACGTCACATCAGCAAAACCGGTTaaaaatggttaaaaataGGTCAATACTATCGAGCGACCTTTTATGGACGTTTTATGAacggatttttttagtttaggggtacacatttctggtattacgGCTAAGGGATAAAAAGCAAACTTGGCTTCAAGTTTAGAGATCTTTAGTGGACTTTTTCCTAGCATATTCAAGCTGACCTTTTTGAGAAGCAGGTCGGTCTGACGCTCCATCTCTCGGATCTGATCCGATGTCATGCCGTACCACTCGTCGATCCACGCGAAGCACAGACGGTGGCACGCCAAGAACAGCGCCCTCTCCccctgcacgcacgcacgcaacgACAAGCTATAGTGAGCGAGCCATCAGCTCTAGAATTTCTTCTTTCTGAACATTGTGTTTCTCAGAAGATTAGCAGCATACCGCGATGATGCAGTCTTCCAGCCGCTCGCCCAAGCCCCAGATAGGCGCATCCATGATCACCAGTTTGTACGTGGTCATCACGGGACTGCACGAATCCTGCATCAAATGCCATGCACAAGCACACGCGTCAGACATGACGATGTGATATTGGTATATTGGTCTGTTTAGTTTAAGATTCTGAGAATAAGCTATTAGCTTTTTAGAATCTGAAAAAGCAAGATTCACCggcttctaatttattttatgaatcaGTACTGTTTAAGAGAGCTTTTGAGAGATTCTGTAAGAAGCTGCAGCTACCGAAAACGCCCAAACAGGCCATATAATATGTTGCCATATTGGTGTTTCTGAACTGAAACCAGCGTACCATCCAGCCCTTCAGAAGAGGGCCCCGGCTCGTCGTCTGCGACTTGAAGGCTGTCAGGTCGACATTCGGGGCGCTGATCACCTTACTCCAGTAGTCCCTCGACTGCGATGCGATGTCGACGATCTCTACCTCTCTTACAGCCAGTTGCTCACTGGTCAGATTATGCGCCTGGTTATGTACAGCATGCTCTCTTAGTATTTGCAATTTGGTCTGAAAGGCTGGAGCAAATAGCCAAATATGATCATTAGACGGTTGTTCCGTATTTACATTTTCAGAGCAGCCGTTGTCAGGTCTAATCACAGTGTCAATAGTCAGTGAGCATTTGCTGAAAAGCGGGCACTGGTAACAAATAATCAAGAACACTGAAGTTAGCTTGGAAGTACTGAACGAACTAAAGACTTAAAAGAGTGTCagattttaagaaaaaaatgggttAATTACTCTGTAGTACCTTGATCACTGATGGGGGTCGGAGCAGAATTCATGGCGCATGTAACAAAGGAGAATGAAAATGACATAGTTTAGCAAGAATGATCAGTTATTAAACATGTCTGCTGTACTTTATTACTAGCCAAAACCGCTAACCTGTCCTGCTGTTTGGATATGCACACCATGATTCCTCATGTACGGTAAGTGCACTTGCTGGAGCAAAGCCTTTCATCCAAGATGGAATTTTGCTGCATAATTTTACTTCTAATTTTAAGAACAAATGTGTTCGGTGAAACACATCAGCTATGCTTAACTTAGCAAAGGTAGTGCATTAATGCTCATAAGTAGCACGATAACTTGAAGTCTTTATATTTGCAATGTTCAACAATGTTACTCCTTTTTACTATCGATCAGCCTCGTTCTGCTTTCTGTTCTTGTTGGATGAACACCTCCTATGCATGTCCTATGATCCTATCTCATTTCAGTAGCTACAAGCTCTTTTAATTACCATGATCGATGATTCGATATGCTTATTCTTGTCAAGTCTCAAGACTACAATTCCACAAATAATAAGGAACTTCTGAAAGGCCTTAATGATCAGCATAGTTTCTTAACAttgcttaatttaattaaaacttGTGAAATCCATCATCAAGACTAGTACGCAACAAAAGTATATGAGCAGATTTTGGCACATGCTAACCTCTGCAAATGGTAGTCTTTTGAGGTGAATTGGCCCTTGCCAAGCTTTTCATCCTCAAATGGAACCTGTTGCAGCAGCTCTACGCCCTCCTTGCCGTTTGTGTTTTGCTGCTCCATCTTCAGTATGGTGTAGCTGAGCCCTATTTCATACTGTAACGAAAGGATCGGTCTTGATCAGCGACCGCAACAATGCAAAGCCTTGAACTGAAAAATTTTCTTGCTACTTCTCCATACCTCTTCCATCGACATAGGCATGACGATCCGGCTTGGCGAAAGATTGAAGTCAAGGTATGCCCAAGTTCAAGCAGACACATGATCACCCAAAAATGACAGAAAGAACAGCgcaaaggagagagagaggaaaaagaaaaagaaacattccATGTACATAAGAACTAGAAGGATACAATTCCTTGATCTGAACCATCTCTGAATCTGCACCAAAATGACCAAATCCGACGGCTTCCCTGAGCTGCTCTTGAGAGGGAGAAGACCAAGAGCTTATCTCCTCCTATCGATCTCCCTCTCCGCCGGTGAAGGTTCAGTGGTCGAACAAGGCAACGGAGAAGGCAGAGGAACAAAACGACTTATCCTCCAAGCCTCAACCTACAATCTTACATCCACCCCCTCCCAAAACCAGAAAAATTCCCAACCCCGAAAGAATCAGAAAACTCCTCAAGAATCTTCCAATCTTTTATGCCTTCTCACTCCTGAACCCTTCGAGCGACAGAAATCTGGTGAATCAGGAGCGGAAACGTGCAAATGAGCCCCCAAACTGAAACGGGCAGGCAGGTCCACATCAACCGGGGGTGTGAGGCGAGCAATGTTCTAACGCCACCGGCTACCTTTGCGTAACGTCCGTATCTTGCAACCTCTGGAGAAAGATGCCGGCATCCCCCGcggccccccccccccccccggccgCCCACACCGACCGTGGCGTGGCCGCTCTTTCGGTTCTTTTTGTCACGCCGGCCACTCGGCCAGGGCGAAACACATGGCCAGGAAGAATTTATGCCTCAAAAAGACACCACCGTTCCATGAATCATGTGTCTTCCGAATCAGATACGGTCTCTATCTAACTCTCTatcatattctttttaattaaatccatgtctagttttaaaatatatcattactattcgactaatGGTAagaataccattataatttcagaattatTCAAAATACGCCACTTGATACCCTTTCaacgtattttttaaaaaaaattagactaTATTGCCCCTTTGCTATTCACTGCTCCATTGGCTGTGCAAAAGgcaatttggtccaaaaatggtatatttgaaataactctaaaattataataacatcTTTACAATTAGTTGAATAGTAAtagtatatttcaaaactagcaaatttataatggcattaATCTAATTAACATTTTTTCGTCTCTCGCTTAACAAATTCCTGAAGAATCTGCAGAGGGTAGCAACATATGTTTCTAGCTAGTGTACAGATTtctgaagaaagaaaaggagaggcCGGGCTAACAGTTTAACGCTGCTAAATTGCCTGAATTTTCAAGATGAGATCGAGGAAGGTGCATTTGCTTAATTTATATGGTTATCCAAAACAGACGTCTTACAGTGATAGTGTTTTCGTGTTGTGTGCGAAGGAGTTTGCTGATAGATCAAGCATGGTGCAAGAGGACAACCGAGTAATTTCGTTGATTACTGTTGACACGAACAGCGGAATAGGTGGACCGGTTGGTAACACCGACACTAAACAGAAATGATTCTTTTTTAAGATGATGGGTAAAACTCGGTCTCTACATCTACGAGGATGCGCACGACcaacaaatgatttttttttagcatgGTAGACATATAAACAAAAGGGCTTCATCGTTGAGATACACACGaaggtaccatattttctaaccttaaattttaatatatcaatataatagttacctagagatactaaaattttacataaaaataatatctttAGATACTTTCTTCTGGACcagaaaatttctaaacaCAAATTGGAAAACTCCAATATTAAGGACCTACTcttttaaattagtttttttttttgaaaaacgtgGCCAAGCAGCCGgcatcatatattaattggaGAAATCAGTAACTCTTTTAAATAGTAACGCTAAAATGTACATCCATTGCAACAAATACATAATAAGGATGTGCCTATATTTGGCCTATAGAGAATTTTAATATGAACGAGCTCATATATAATTGAGGATATAAGCCTATATTAGGTCCATCGTTCCCTTTCCGGTGTATTCTACTGACAGTAGAACTTAATCGATaccattaatctatttttatcggatgactgtgattaaattataaccaacaatattatatgtagtagaaatttaaaggggtaATGTCGTCCTTTTTGTTATGATCTTTATcgccaaaaataaaattacaaaatactactaattaattaattaacaaagtacaaaaatactattttaatCAATGGCTAAGATTActtctactagtagtataatactagcAGTAGAATACAACGAAGAGGAATTAACTCTAgtatgggattttttttcgaGGAAGACGCTAGTATGGGATTTTAACTCACCcttatttatgattttcttGGGAGTTGGCACAAGAGAGCGAGGAGGAGAACAGGCGAGTTCATTCTTTTATGTAGCAGAGATGTTTGGCCCTCCTAATTGGTCAATGGTGATTTAGTGAGATCAATTTAATTCTGCATagttttattagtttatacaACTAGCACATCATTATATCCAAAGTTCAGAAAGATTCAGTCCGagctaaatgaaaatatataagagtAATTCTAGAACCGTAGAGCTAAGTtagttgaaaaaataatttaaatgtcccttaataaataagaaaattgtATGAAGTGAGATGAGTAGGGGtaaaatagatatagattttctcaaaaaaaagatatagatTTAAATATAAGGTGATTAATAGGATAACTAGCACATGCAAATACACTCTTGCGaggataaatttaaatttcaaaaatacttattatgaaacagatgtaCATCATGTAGCATTGAATGCGAGTGAAATGGAAAAATACGTTTCAAGTAAACGAAGATTGGGACATAGGATATCAGCATCTGCTCTCTATGTATGAAGATGCTTCCTGCGACAATTAATTGGGGAAAGAAGATTCTAGTGGATATACCATGTACTAGATGAGTACAGGTGGGGTGACCTATTTTACCTGTTTACATAGTATCATTGTGTCACGTAATCATTTCTTAGGGTTACTTGTTTGGTTGAGAGATTGggtttagtttataagctaCAGGCAAAACAGAAAAGCTtgttagcatatgattaattagtattataaacataacattttttatttgaattataCAAAACGTACTATTTAACCGTTTGAAAAACATGTTCATTGTAAACGAAGAAGCCACAAGTCAATCTCTACCAAATACTGCCGTAGgggttctctctcctcttgttGCACTATATTGCAATTTTCAAGCCTTCATTTACTTCTTTTCCCGCGAGACCTTAcacatatatttgcataattttatttgatctGAACCTTTTCTTGCcccttaaaaaaagaaaagttgaGTTCTCTTCTCAAGAGAGCTTTCGCCTGAAGGCCCATCTTAAATCGTTTGTACAGGAGAAGAAGAACACGAGCCCATCTACTTTTTGGGCTTGCAGAGCTTAGCCCACGATGAACAGCACGCCGAATTGACTCGATTAAAACGGAGTAGCGCTGCCTCTGGCAATCAGCATGGCCTGGAACGGAACACGTCTTACTCATGCCGGGTTCGTATGCTACAAATCGTACGGAATGGAAGAAGTCACTGATAGGTACTcttcaaatttgttttaacgtcgttgacttttttatctacgtttgatcattcgtcttgttaaaaaatatataattattgattattttattatgatttggtttattcctatatgatttataattttgtagtagacaaaatttttaaataagataacggatcaaacgtaaatcaaaagtcaacgatgtcagaaaaccagaaaaaccggagggagtatttactATTTCGGTTCACATATCAGTGAATACTGTATAGGGTTTGAAACCCGCGTCTGACGAGATCTACACTTTTTCCTCTATCTCGTTGTCCTGGCTTTCAACAATCACTTATGTCCTCTTTATTTAGActtataaattaactttttagcctaaaaatataagcataaacaagcATTTGGTTTTCATAGAGTCATAAGTCACACTTATACTGTTAAGTTAAAAGATAGGtttgagacttttttttttacttatttggtctatatatataggtagtACGCCATCATTAAACTTATAGTTTTTAAACCATCGGTTTATAAACCGGAAATCAAGCTTTCCTTTTATATAACAAATATGGACCctataatatagatatatcaTGATTTAACGGTATAagttttttcttcgattaatgtAGTAATTCTAGCTTTCAGAACAAACGTAGTGTCTTCATTCGAGACcttctttatattttaatagagaGATATAAActgaaaatcaatttaaaagctTAAACCAATAAATCTAAGCgaaaagaaagagaattcTACCGATCTCTCTCACGATAtatgccggccgccggccgccagccgccgtccccaaccccaaccccaaccccaCGTTTCCTACACTAGGGGGAGCAGAAATGAGCCGGACATTTTAGGCAAGCTCTTGGACATTCTATGCACTGAGACAAAGGATTCACTCGTACCCATGCGGCATGGTTTCGGTCTAAGACCCGCCAATTCCAATTTCCACGGTGATATAATAATGTGCATCAACAAACTGATTAACTAGtcaattaattattgttccattctgttttataattcttgttgttttaaacaaatatgcagtcaaacttttaatttttttaatattaataacttctaaaatatttagtttaaaaacactagGAAAACATGCATCGATAAATCATAAAGAGTActtctataaaattaaaaatttattaatatatatatatatatcaataaaaatcataatcaaaatatatttagaagaCCGTGTCAGAATTATCACGTGAGTACGGCTAGCTGTAGTCTATTGCTAGTTTCTTGGAAACTGATCTATCCATAtaagcaggtataatagcaggctataagctagctataagcatattttaaaaagataagagggaagagaagcgggctattaatttgtagccagctacacacgggctccaagataaaatatatgtatgacatgtgggaccatatattaatattttgaaggtaactattatataagttgactattaaattgattatagatgaattggagctagtagttggctagtagtatactattgaacttgctctaaacaaTCTGAGACAAGACAGAcagtggcatgcatgcatgcatgcattggaAGGTCTGGTTAATCATCAGACGTTCTCTCAACACTGTCAATTAGTTACCGGATTTTGTTCTGTTGTGAGTCGTGACACTGCCAGTTAGTTACTGGCTTTTGTTCTGTTGTGACCATTGCCAGTTATTTTACTGGCTCAAATGGGCCGCCGGCCGTCTACGATGACCGTAGGCGATCGTCATTTCGTATGGTTTGGTTGGCGCATGCCGCGCATGCATCTGCTAGCTAGGGGTGACTTGGAAACGGTACGTTAATGTGACGGCCGTCCAAGCAGCCAAAGTAGGTTTTGGAGATAGAGTTAGGCAGCCTTCTTTTGGGGGCTTCTGAGTTCTGATCGATGGCGATCATATCGAACGGTTGCTAGTACTTCGCGAGCACTGAACAGACAACCATTTGGGCTCGATCTGGGACGACCTCTGCTGTTGCTCGTGTTGCTAGTGTTCTCGTACGGATCGACATGTTCGatcaacagagaaaaaaaacatgccgATCTCGAGCAAGACGGCAGCTACTAACTACTGCCTGCCAAGTGCAGTGGCAGATTCAACAATTCTCAAGCCATCATTTGAGTACGCAGGACATGTGCATGAACCTAGCCATGCcatttttggaaatttttttattaaataaatcttttcagcaagtaattttattacgaAACTATCGggcaaaatttttctaaaactaaaccttttgaccatgtcagtgttggtggcgtagcaagacaacgctgtcaCGTAGTCTGGTCGGCGTGACAGTCTTGCCATGTCAATGtcagtggcgtggcaagacaatgctgccacGCCACTGACAATGGCGTGTCAAACCGTTTCGCCACGCCATCGTtgatggcgtggccaaaaggttcatacggtaaaaatattttttccagaggtttagtaataaaattatttattaaaaatattttaaaaataaaaaaatcccattTTTGCCACGAGACCAGCGTgtttaattttgatttctgtttttttatcacatgAGGCGGAAGTCTCGTCTTtacgcttttgtttatgcttataaattaaatttaaatttttatctttaattttgaagttgattttgagattttcttatcatattttttctctttgattttatatataaattatttttcttgtgcaaataatattatttcgtttttttatccaaacagCCAAACCATGACCAACTTTGTCTGGAAAGAGTCGAGTAGTGCATCAGCTTGCAGAGGATCGATAGAGACGTACGGCAGTTGTGCGCTCGCAAGCGTTAGCCATTTGTTCGATCAGAGTTCTTTCGAGTTTCTGCAGTCAGATTCAGACTGGAGTATTTTTGTCAGCCTAACTGCATGCCTAATATCAgttatttttgcaaaacagAGAATTTTGTCATGGCCACTTGCCAGTTGGCAATTTAGAAGTGCTTTATAGGCTTACAGCAGCAGGAAAAGGGTTCACCGTCCTGATACTCGATCAAAGACCGCTCACTAGCGGTATCTCCAGATTTTACAAAAAACGGTTGATAAACCGATAAAATACAGATAAATTctttgtcaaaaatttaaaattagtttgatttttttaactcgACCAAAAAAATGAGTGATTTGCCGGTCCGTGAagtctggatttttttttttcgtcagTTTTGTAAACCCTAGGCAGGAGCAGGACTACCACAGAACAAGATCGATCTTGTTTCAAATCAAGATATCTGAACTTGTTGAAGTCCGAAGAACATAAGCTCTGATGAAAGCAGAACTTGCTGAACTCCGAAGAAGATGCTTACTAATGACGGAGTACTTCTTAAAAATGATTGTTGTCTAATTACAGTAATACTCCGTACTCACTATAGTACTCTCGATTATCAATTATCCTGCAGTACACTAGCTACTAGAGCggctagcttagctagccgaccatatttttatcatgTCCGATCCGATCCGCCCGGCGAAAAATCtttctgtcacgcccagagcTGGGCCTCGTCCCACGCTGCCGAGTCCATGTCCGAGTCGTAGAGCGGCTGgtacgcggcggcgccgaagcTTGCGCCAACACCGTACTCCGCCGGGTggtgcgacgacgacggcggcggcgcctgatATAGCTGCtggtcgccgcggcggtggttcGCGAGCTCGACGCAGACGAGGGCGACGAGGTTGGCGTGCTGCGCCTGCGCGTTGAGCAGGTCGGcctgcgcgcgcgcgagctgcACCTTGAGCTCGTTCGCCTCCTTCTGCAGCCGGCACACCGCCCCCGCGCACCCGTACACCGGGTCCCGCaggcgcgcctccgcctcgtaCACCATGCTGCTCACCGCGTCCGCCCGCGCGCCCTCCGGCAAATCCTGGAGGAGCTTGATGATGTTGCTGGCGCCGAAGACGCGGTGGGCGGTGGTGAACTTGGCCGGCTCGGTCGGCGGGAAGTAGGGCGCCAGCACGCAGCCGTCGGcgcaccggcggcggagcaccTTGCACGCCGCGCAGGGGCTCAGCACGACGGTCGTCGACGTGTCGTCGCCCGCCATCAAGGCGCCCAcaggaggagggggcggcgagcacgacgacaccctcgacggcggcgacacggACCGCCCGTAATCCTGCGCACGCGCCACCGTCACCTTCGCGGCCGTGTTGCCACCAGCAGCGTCCATTCGACCAGCTCTCGAGCTCGATCGTCACTAGCTAGACGCAACACAGgctatatagctagctagcaggaGAGCTAATTAAGGAGATACTAATCTAGTATTGACCTGGTAATTAAAGATGAGGTCGAGGTACATATAGAGAGAGGGGACGACGACGTGTGGAGATTTTTTGTGCGTGCGACTTTTGTGAGATGCTTCGAGGAATTTAGAACACGTCGTCGTAGGACGCTAGCTCGAATGCTCGATCAACATCAAATTAGTTGCCAGTTTTCTCTGACAACAGATATTATACGTTCTTTGCTTGACCAAGTTTGGCAAGTTTTGAAAGCTTACGTACATGCTTAGACCTGTATACAATGCATTATTATTCCACTTACACAATTACCACTCACGTGGGCATTGGACGCAGCTCGGTTGGCTAGCGTAGCCGTCGTGCACGTAGTCCATCTAGATTCAATCCTAAGTGATTGCAAAACTCAGGTACTCCGTCAGTGGTTGTGTACAACTTGAATGTAGAGGTTAATTAGTCTTATCTCATTTAAAAAACGAGTCATGTGCTTGCACAGTAACGGAGTAACGAGGCCAGGCAGTCATATGCTACATTGCTATTAATTACCTTGAACTAGAGGGTTGcgtttattttgaaacggagtaCTAGTTTGCTCTAAGTGCATGTTTGGATTGGAGTAATTTCAATTTCGAAGGGTTTAATttctaaaggaaaaaaacactaTATTGCCTTTTGGAATGAAGGAATTGGAGCCATTGAAGAACACATGTAAGTTTCACTTTTCCTCCATTCTAGCTTTAAtcaaaacataggaaaataacatactattcttgaaaaaaataccatgcacatatttttatataaaaatgtagtACCTTAAGATGCTAGAATTTTAcagtaaaatttttggtaccttaaggtacttttaagatggtaaaaaaagtttttttatcatcatcgaaaaaaatattttgaggtattatatttttcagtgtaaaaattttagtaaaagaaccaaattttttagtatcttaagatacttgtcaagaatggtaaaaaaaaaaccctcaaacaaaatttcaggTTTTTGCTTCCTGTGCGCTGAGCAAATGAAGCATGTTTTCAATGTAACCAAGGATCTTAGAATTCCTGCGTTCCAAACGAGTGTACACCTATATTTCTTGTGGTTTtcaataatctattttacacctacatttctatattttttttccctgtgtTTCTATaatgtgttttatttattatgctccaaacatgccctaagtGGTGTTACAAGACCAGTTCGTTCTAAGTTAAAAATTCCTTCAAATTCAGAGTTAAAAGTGCCATTAAAGGCATCActgaagatatttttatagtatatttctTTTGTGTTAAAAGTgttgctacattttttttctataaagttaattaaaattcAGAGTTGGATAAATGATCGCGGTCATACATAACTTCTTGTCATTGATTTTGAAATGCTCCCTGGCTTTCTGCTCTCGTTTTGCGTCGCCCAAACGGCAGGCGACAGTACATGGCCTCCTGGCGAAGGAGGCAACCCGGGCGCCGACTCCAAACCAACAGTTTGGGGTTCCAAACCCCCAAGACCAGATGAGATGAGCGGCAGGTTGGAACGGAGgagataaaaaaccaaatctgTAGTACTCGTTTAAAAGTCGCCATCGATCTCCTGGAACGGAGGATGCAAATATGTGACCGACCATCGGTCGGCCATCACCCTGTTTGGATATCGACATAATAATCGTCCATGTATATAGAGTACGCAAGTCAGGTTGAATTTGGCATTGGAAATCAAAAGGGGACATGCATTACCTATACGTTAGGctacatttaatactactCTATCCGAAGGCGTGCTAGGACAGTGCTCATTTCTGTGCTGGCTACGGATAgttgattaattgattgaGCAACCTCAACCCTACTTTTCAGCTCAGGACAATAATATCTGGTCAGATCAGAGTTTGCTGAGTCACTGGACGCATGTATTTAGCCGGCACTATCTctgtagaaatttttttattaaataaacatttttaacatgtaattttattactaaactatcggataatttttttctaaaactgaATCTTTTGGTCACACCAGTGTTAATGACCTAGCAAGACGACGCTACCACGTA from Oryza brachyantha chromosome 3, ObraRS2, whole genome shotgun sequence carries:
- the LOC102703289 gene encoding cytoplasmic phosphatidylinositol transfer protein 1-like isoform X2 yields the protein MPMSMEEYEIGLSYTILKMEQQNTNGKEGVELLQQVPFEDEKLGKGQFTSKDYHLQSKIPSWMKGFAPASALTVHEESWCAYPNSRTVIKCPLFSKCSLTIDTVIRPDNGCSENAHNLTSEQLAVREVEIVDIASQSRDYWSKVISAPNVDLTAFKSQTTSRGPLLKGWMDSCSPVMTTYKLVIMDAPIWGLGERLEDCIIAGERALFLACHRLCFAWIDEWYGMTSDQIREMERQTDLLLKKTLKKPAKAGSKLDGKRKTLKEEIAAVGSCT
- the LOC102703289 gene encoding phosphatidylinositol transfer protein 2-like isoform X1; this encodes MVQIKEFRIVMPMSMEEYEIGLSYTILKMEQQNTNGKEGVELLQQVPFEDEKLGKGQFTSKDYHLQSKIPSWMKGFAPASALTVHEESWCAYPNSRTVIKCPLFSKCSLTIDTVIRPDNGCSENAHNLTSEQLAVREVEIVDIASQSRDYWSKVISAPNVDLTAFKSQTTSRGPLLKGWMDSCSPVMTTYKLVIMDAPIWGLGERLEDCIIAGERALFLACHRLCFAWIDEWYGMTSDQIREMERQTDLLLKKTLKKPAKAGSKLDGKRKTLKEEIAAVGSCT
- the LOC102703564 gene encoding LOB domain-containing protein 1: MDAAGGNTAAKVTVARAQDYGRSVSPPSRVSSCSPPPPPVGALMAGDDTSTTVVLSPCAACKVLRRRCADGCVLAPYFPPTEPAKFTTAHRVFGASNIIKLLQDLPEGARADAVSSMVYEAEARLRDPVYGCAGAVCRLQKEANELKVQLARAQADLLNAQAQHANLVALVCVELANHRRGDQQLYQAPPPSSSHHPAEYGVGASFGAAAYQPLYDSDMDSAAWDEAQLWA